The Tachysurus vachellii isolate PV-2020 chromosome 15, HZAU_Pvac_v1, whole genome shotgun sequence nucleotide sequence TCTTAGGATTCTTAACATCGTGGAGCTGCAGTGTTTTGTGCGCACTCTGTGCGCTCAGTGTGACGGACAGCTGGAGTTCCGGCAGCTGGAACAAGAGGGTGAGATCGACGTCCTGGACGTGGTGGACCGAATGCTGGAGAAATGGAACAAAGGAGAGACGTTGCACAACACCATCCGCACGCTGTACGACATCAACAAGCGAGACCTCGCTGCCAGTCTGGAGAGTGTGTGCAGAAGAGGTAGAGTTCAGGAGAAATGAGGAAGACTGTTTATGTCTGCCATAACATATGatactcatctctctctctctctctctctctctctctctctctctccctctctctctctcgctctctctctctccctctcgctcgctctctccctctcgctcgctctctccctctcgctcgctctctccctctcgctcgcttgctctctctctccctcttgctctctctctctctctctctccctcgctctctctctcgctctccctctcgctcgctctctctcgctctctctctccctcgctctctctctctctctctctcgctctctctctccctctcactctctccctcgctctctctctcactctctctttctctctcactctctctgcccctctctctctctcgctctctctctctctttatctgcctctctctctctctctctctccctctcccccgctccctctcctctcccactccctctctctctctccccctctccctccctctctctccccctctccctccctctctctctctcccccgctccctctccttctctcccactccctctctctctctccccctctccctccctctctctccccctctccctccctctctctctctccccctctccccctctccctctctctccccctctccctctctctctctctctctctctccagcttgGGTGCAGTTCGAACTGAGAGCCAGCCACAAGCGTCGTTATTACAGTCTTTACGAAGGAATCTGTCGCCCGGGGCAACAGCGCTACATCAGGCACGTCTATGTCGAGTCGTCCATTGTGCTGGAAACCCCACAAAACGATGGAACGTCAATCCGCACCTGCGACCTCTTCTCTCCGCTCGAGAGCGAAGGTCATGTCCGTGTCGTCGTGACAACAGGCGTCCCGGGCATCGGCCTTTCGGTAGCGATGCAGATGTTCCTCATGGACTGGACGGAGGAGCAGGCATGTCAGGAGTTCCAGTTTGTTTTTGCTCTTCCGGGTCGCGACCTTCACCTGGTCAGAAACTCGGATCAGACTTTCCTGGAGTTTCTTGCCGCGTTTTATCCCGAAACAAAGCAAGCGGAATTCCTGGCACGCGACGATTGCCCTGTGCTGTTTGTCATCGACGCGCTGGAGCTCTGCAAGCAACCTCTCGATTTTCAGAACAATCCAAGCGTCACCGAGATCACGACTCCGGCTCCTGTGGATGCCCTTCTCACAAGTTTGATCAAAGGAGACTTGCTGTCTCACGCGTGCATTTGGATCACAGCCCATCGTTCCACATGTCGGAAAATCCCCCCAAATTGCATTAGCAGGGTTACAGAGCTAAAAGGATTCGGCAATGCGCAGAGGGACGAGTACTTCACCAAGCGTACTCGAACTCCAGAGCTTGGCAGAAGTGTTCTAGATCAGGTCCGAGGTTTTCCAGGTCTGTACGATGCTTGCTATTTTCCTCTGTTCTCCTGGATTGTGTCGGTCGTTTTCGAGCAGCATTTACAGAAGCGAGGGATCGACGAGCAAATGCCAAAGCTCACCACTTTCTACGCGCAGTACATGATCGTGCTGACGAATCGGAAAATCGAGCGCTACGTCGGTACGGGGATCGAGGCTTCACGCTGGACAGAGGCAGATAAACACTTCTTGATGAAAATGGGTGAGCTGGCACTGCGGATGCTGCGTGAAAACAAGAACGTCTTTCATGAAGACAGCGTGTCGCGTTTGCAACTGGACATCAGCGATGTGACTCATCGCGGCGGGCTCTCATTCGAAACAGGTGAATACACCAGAGAAAATAGGAGGAGCTTTAGGTTTGTCCACCACAGCATTCAGAAATTTATGGCTGCATTGTACACCTACGTAACGTTTCGGGTGACGGGAGAAAACGTTTTTGAGCAGAGAGGCAGAACGCGGACGGAGCGACCCGTCATCGAGCTTTACAAACCCGTCATTGACACGGTGCTCGCCAGCCGGGACGCACACATGGACCTCTTCCTGCAGTTCCTGTTAGGACTGGTGGCCGAAGAGGCGGAGACGCAGCTGCGTGGCCGCCTGCTGCCTCAGCGTCACCCGAAACCACAGGGCATGGAGGGTGTGATCAAGCATGCGAGGAAGAGGATAAAGGAGAACGCCGTACCCGAGCGGTGTAGGAATTTGGAACGGTGTCTCTCTGAGCTGGAAGAGAACAAGAACGTGTAATGAGACgagaacaaaatgaaaatcaCTTAAATAGAAGAGTCTTTGTACCACAGCACCTGAGGAAAAGAGTTTATAGAGTTTAAACAGTACACGTTTTAGTGTGTGGAGTGTTTACAGGAAATTTTATAGTGACTCCCTTCTGTAAGGTAGAGAGTTGTTTAAGCTGCCAAAGGCTTTCACAAGACTTCAACTGCATCGTGTTTTCATTCAGTGAAAAAGCAGCACCCGTGGACGAGACCCTATGGAAACTGCACATAGTGTAGACAGTTATTGCTCCTTATATAGATATTTAAATTGGGGAGTTGAACGAAAGAGCTAGAATTTCTGCAGGATTTACAGAACGTCCTTCTTTGTAACCAGCCGGGGAACcgattagattttaaaatgaatccaaAGAGGTTCAAGGTTCCCATTTATTTGAATGCGAAGGGAAGCATTAAGTTTAGAGTGTTGCCATAACAACGACAAGTCTACTCTTGTCCAAGTTAAACAAGGTGCTAAAGTTAATCCAACATGTTATGTGTAAAATTCACAAGAAGGGAATTTTCACGTGTAGCATGTTGACTCCTGGCTACCTCCCGAATCGTTTACTACTTGAAAAGTAGTCAGTCTCACTACAGTGTCCTCTCTGAATCTCTGAGGAGATGTAGACGACTCCACATTAATGACATTTACACCTTTTTGTCTCTTTGGCCAAATAAGTTATCCATAAAGTAGACAGACCTCTACAAAGGACACTACACAGAGGcttgttatattaaataatgacatGTGTTTGTTATAAAGACGTTGTGATTCACCTCAGCTTGGAACGTCTTGTTTTTGtgtgccttttttatttttttatcatttcagtCAAACACATGGATGGGATTGATTGATTATGTTCACAGCTAGGAACTAGGAaatgaaattaatataaaatacattaattatatatttatttcaggaTTTACGATCATATATTCCCGGCGTTCCCCATCCCATCCCCATCCTGGTGTGTAAAGTAATTACAAGATTGTCGTTATTTCACTTTTCTGTATTTAGTGATTTTAAAGCCAACCCGTCACTCTATCGTACGGATTCacaattgttgaacgatgcacagtgacaccatctgcagcaagttgatgtaggtctttggaggtggtctgtgggctgtttttgaccgttctcaccatccttggcctctccaatattttacgtcacctgccacttctggccttaacgagaactgtgcctgtggtcttccatttcctcactatgttcctcacagtggacaatgacagcttatatctctgcgataacttttttttttttttttttttttagccttcccttaaaccataatgttgaacaatctttgttttcaggtcatttgagagttgttttgaggccgcCATGTTGTCACTCTTCAAacgagagacaaagagaacaacaaattgcaccttaaataccttttctcatgattgcatgcacctgtctatgaagttcaaggcttaatgagccaccaaaccaattgtgtgttccgattaatcagtgctaaatagttacaggtattcaaatcaacaaaatggcaatcaaatttatgcacctgtctaatttggtttcgatgcatattgcgcattttctggTAATCCagtaaacctcatttcactgctgaaatattactgtgtccttcagttattcgatggatcaaaatgaaattgctgacacccaaatatttataaatgaaaatcatggaaatggtcaggggtgcctaaacttttgcacacGACTGTAACGattacaaacagaaaacaaaggaTTAAAGACATGAAATTAAAGTCGAATTAAGTCATTTTACAGTCTTTTACACTATTAGAAGACTTTTACATGGTAAATATGAGTGAAAACTTTGCAGTAGAACACTGTTTTGAAGGATTTCAGCGGTTTGTTGGAAGATTTTCCGATTTCAGCCGAAAGTACCCGAACGCGTACGATGTTAGCCGAAAGTACCCGAATGCGTACGATGTTAGCCGAAAGTACCCGAACGCATACGATGTTAGCCGAAAGCACCCGAACTCGCTTCGACGCCGCATCGGCGAAAGCTCGCGAAGTTTCCGGAATGTTCCGAGCTTTTCTGGAAGCCTGTCAATGAGCGCACGAGCCGGCTGACAGTTAGCCGAGTCCTTATCTGGAACTCATTCGGAACTATAAAACTTTCTGTTGAGCtcattattgtctttttttgtggATTTGTCATGTCTTTGCTCTGTTATAATAAAGGTTGTGGGCAGCGTTTTGATCCGGAAAACAACCCAGaaggtaaaataaatgttattttcccTTACTGTCCTGTCTGACGGAGacctaatgctaatgctaatgctaacctGTGAAGGCTAAACTGACTGatgtacacaaacataaaaCTCGGGTTAATTATCTgagaaataaacattattttgtaataaaaatgtctgtaatCATACTTTAAAAAAGGTCTCGAGTCGATTTCCTGAGGAAATGAAACTCTTGAAGTCTCCACACAGACTTTTATTAATGACATTATAGAGACTTATAGTGATTATTACAAACAttctaacaaacaaacaaacaaagaaacaaacaaacccacGGTATTTTAATGAAGACATATTGATATGTTGATTAACTGTAAGTCTGCATATCAAATCATCTGCATTATGACACggaaagagatcagaatcacTCATTAATCTGTTAGTGAAGAAATTATGACCACACAATTAGTGATAATGATTAAGAttcattttttcccctaatGAATAAAGTTATACACTTCTAGATTTGATTAATAagtaaaagaacaaaacactTTGGGATGTACGTTTATTGGAAAATGATCATCAATGGGTTGGTGTGATAAAGCAAAAGAAGACTTAAATCCTctgaagttttgttttttccccaacaaACACATGACgaagagctttatttatttcattagtcTAATAAGTctctaatttattaatgaatgacttgcgaaaaacaaacaaaagaaatgcagCTTGTTTCtcttgttacaaaaaaaaaaccctcaggcaactagtgatgggaagttcggttcttttctgtgaaccggttctttcggacacttcgttttaatgaaccagttcaataatccagttcagcagttcttttacgtcctgacataatgacgtaaattccttcatcccgccgctgccggcagatattaacacaatcaatttaacacatttgaaaagttctttgtaatcataactttagttgaatacgtttcttacatttaagttttgcagcTAACatacccagtacaggcattgatgtacaaacgtgtgtgttttacgtgtcttaaagatataaagttaataaactaatcttcatcaacttacaaaaacataaagcataattttgaaatgtttctttagctccataagtttaagtttaagtttCTTTAGCTCCATAAATGTTCCATAAGCatcaaaaactaatgcaactgagttaaacgctcatacgttgataagacattaaatcataaccatttacatttgttgctgtatcagttcagtgatttacgcatcggttctcagtatgtcggacgcgtccgaaagaaactcagttcagtgtactgatgattcgctgtatcggttcagtgattcatgcgcagtatcaacagctcgctctcacagttctctcagcacaacatgtctcagttcagtgtccAGGAGTTACATAAACTcagggatattagtttatttagagtcggaggggctgtcaggcatgaccgaaagtgtgtaactttagtaacttgtggatcagcgctgactcaagacgcgaactgtttagaacgaatcagtccgatttggtgaactggttcatcca carries:
- the nlrc3l gene encoding protein NLRC3 — encoded protein: MSDSEVERTMMGRPPSSYGSMCSDNPEDEDDEDVIEDAAHRPVIKVNLPTRIKIQRPDSPETGVTSVTHDRQTSVHNEGVYITAQRRQPDPEEMNMEVEDSGSYVFPSEAQDRETLNIQTEPSVPEPTHSPSSTADSTDELALPYIFTAMLNTLRILNIVELQCFVRTLCAQCDGQLEFRQLEQEGEIDVLDVVDRMLEKWNKGETLHNTIRTLYDINKRDLAASLESVCRRAWVQFELRASHKRRYYSLYEGICRPGQQRYIRHVYVESSIVLETPQNDGTSIRTCDLFSPLESEGHVRVVVTTGVPGIGLSVAMQMFLMDWTEEQACQEFQFVFALPGRDLHLVRNSDQTFLEFLAAFYPETKQAEFLARDDCPVLFVIDALELCKQPLDFQNNPSVTEITTPAPVDALLTSLIKGDLLSHACIWITAHRSTCRKIPPNCISRVTELKGFGNAQRDEYFTKRTRTPELGRSVLDQVRGFPGLYDACYFPLFSWIVSVVFEQHLQKRGIDEQMPKLTTFYAQYMIVLTNRKIERYVGTGIEASRWTEADKHFLMKMGELALRMLRENKNVFHEDSVSRLQLDISDVTHRGGLSFETGEYTRENRRSFRFVHHSIQKFMAALYTYVTFRVTGENVFEQRGRTRTERPVIELYKPVIDTVLASRDAHMDLFLQFLLGLVAEEAETQLRGRLLPQRHPKPQGMEGVIKHARKRIKENAVPERCRNLERCLSELEENKNV